One genomic segment of Osmia bicornis bicornis chromosome 16, iOsmBic2.1, whole genome shotgun sequence includes these proteins:
- the LOC114876652 gene encoding DNA repair protein complementing XP-C cells homolog, with amino-acid sequence MNGLSEDDTSDSSDEHFIDLKKSNSNSRESLKPNVTSSDSGTEDESTGDEDFNDIDQASNIELFTQVLKNLEYSQKLEINDEKTEKEPSTSNCLLPPKNEGKIQKLKTEPQDTSFNEITELLLQGESSTGSPSKKKLVNTPVKTEDTEAPTEYTIPKDGVKITLPGTSLVFNKKKKKGGQDIKAILRRRLRASQILVEKVGLLCWLAYGFHFNKQINQPEIMAAVLSLISTSNYPKKRIDLVYLEKFTKWFKHIFSFEVVETNGNKCINKESLLKVIEEKKISDYKELVLLYIVALRALGLNCRLVISLCPPHRAYSDSPLFQNDSKGQQTKSKSKSSTGKEGSSSKKGKKGEKKETDTTDVVQNSSEAKKNANIEAKRKAAEILRSKPQKGTKKNKDSKTNNEAATTSGNKNKGSKDESETAEQGKSGISFKQLRSRKVNAVPKDKAIAETDGTKSKYYIEEDSTDSETEFQPTPKRSKNNSNKKEVTKTVKSNKRSVTKILSSDSETEEPDKAKKSQDIWAEIYLESEESWICASVMDEKIHCVTDIYKRAKKPVLYIVAWNSENLIKDVTRRYCPQWLTVTRKQRIDEKWWLETLSHWKEKDTAISRAEDEMLLQKELEQPLPKTIGECKGHPLYVIARHLLKFEALYPPDCVPLGHLGTGDAIYSRHCVHTLRSRETWLKQARVVKPKQEPYKIVKSRPKYDKLSRMVIKDSALEIFGEWQTTEYEPPEAKDGIVPRNEYGNVDLFKQSMLPKGTVHVNLPGLNRIARKLNIDCAPAVVGFNFGCMGAVPAIEGYVVCSEHEDTLREAWEEEQVEATKRAKEKQEKRVYGNWKKLIHGLLIRERLAAKYEFSKEEKSVATNKRPKTKRTDVKKAKVS; translated from the exons ATGAATGGCTTATCAGAGGATGACACATCTGACAGTAGCGATGAACATTTTATTGATTTAAAGAAAAGTAATTCGAACTCTAGGGAAAGTCTTAAACCTAATGTAACTTCATCCGACAGCGGTACCGAAGATGAGAGTACCGGGGATGAAGATTTCAATGACATCGATCAAGCAAGTAACATTGAACTTTTCACTCaggttttaaaaaatttagaatattCCCAGAAACTCGAGATCAACGATGAGAAAACCGAAAAAGAACCGTCCACTTCGAACTGCCTCTTACCGCCAAAAAATGAGGGAAAAATACAGAAGCTGAAAACAGAACCACAAGATACATCTTTCAACGAGATCACTGAACTCCTGCTTCAAGGTGAGAGTAGCACAGGGTCACCTAGTAAAAAGAAACTTGTAAATACTCCTGTAAAAACTGAAGACACGGAAGCTCCTACCGAATATACCATCCCAAAAGATGGAGTTAAGATTACTTTGCCTGGTACGAGCTTAgtgtttaataaaaagaagaagaagggaggTCAAGATATAAAAGCAATTTTAAGGAGACGCTTAAGAGCTAGTCAGATATTGGTAGAAAAAGTTGGATTGCTATGTTGGCTAGCCTATGGGTTTCATTTCAACAAACAGATTAATCAGCCTGAGATAATGGCAGCTGTATTGTCTTTAATTTCAACTTCCAATTATCCGAAGAAAAGAATCGATCTGGTATATTTAGAGAAGTTTACAAAATGGTTTAAGCATATATTCTCATTTGAAGTTGTTGAAACCAATGGTAATAAATGCATAAATAAGGAATCATTGTTGAAGGTAATAGAGGAGAAGAAAATTTCTGATTATAAGGAGCTAGTATTGCTATACATTGTTGCATTGAGAGCTCTAGGTTTAAATTGTCGGTTAGTGATCTCTCTTTGTCCACCACACAGAGCATACAGTGATAGTCCATTATTCCAAAATGATTCGAAAGGGCAGCAAACCAAATCGAAAAGTAAATCTAGTACGGGGAAAGAAGGGAGTTCATCAAAGAAAGGTAAGAAAGgggagaagaaagaaactgATACTACAGATGTAGTCCAAAATAGCTCAGAAGCAAAGAAAAATGCTAATATAGAAGCAAAAAGAAAAGCAGCTGAAATTTTGCGTTCAAAACCTCAGAAAGGCacaaagaaaaacaaagattCCAAAACTAACAATGAGGCAGCTACAACGTCgggtaataaaaataaaggtaGCAAAGATGAATCTGAAACTGCGGAACAAGGAAAAAGTGGGATCAGTTTCAAACAATTACGATCTCGTAAGGTGAATGCCGTTCCTAAAGATAAAGCAATAGCAGAAACTGATGGtacaaaatcaaaatattataTAGAAGAGGATTCCACTGATTCTGAAACGGAATTTCAACCTACCCCTAAAcgttcaaaaaataattcgaATAAAAAGGAAGTAACAAAAACTGTTAAAAGCAATAAGAGAAGTGTTACAAAGATACTGTCTTCTGATAGCGAAACTGAGGAACCAGATAAAGCAAAAAAGTCGCAGGACATTTGGgctgaaatatatttagaatCAGAGGAAAGCTGGATCTGTGCAAGTGTGATGGATGAAAAGATCCATTGTGTCACAGATATATAT AAAAGAGCAAAGAAGCCGGTATTATATATAGTAGCTTGGAATTCagagaatttaataaaagatgTGACTAGACGTTACTGTCCTCAATGGCTGACAGTTACGCGTAAACAACGCATTGATGAGAAATGGTGGCTTGAAACTTTATCTCATTGGAAGGAAAAAGATACTGCTATTTCTAGAGCTGAAGACGAGATGCTATTACAAAA AGAATTGGAGCAACCATTGCCCAAAACGATTGGTGAATGCAAAGGGCATCCATTGTACGTAATTGCAAGGCATTTACTTAAATTTGAAGCACTATATCCTCCGGACTGTGTACCATTGGGACATCTTGGCACAGGCGATGCCATTTACTCAAGGCACTGTGTGCACACGCTTCGTTCAAGAGAAACGTGGTTGAAACAGGCCCGAGTTGTAAAACCGAAACAGGAGCCTTATAAGATAGTTAAGTCTCGTCCAAAATATGATAAG CTTTCAAGAATGGTAATTAAAGATTCGGCGTTAGAGATATTTGGTGAATGGCAAACTACAGAATATGAACCACCGGAAGCGAAGGATGGTATTGTCCCGCGTAACGAGTACGGAAACGTAGATTTGTTTAAACAATCTATGCTTCCAAAAGGCACGGTTCACGTAAATC TTCCAGGTTTAAATCGTATTGCTCGAAAGCTTAATATAGATTGCGCACCAGCAGTGGTGGGTTTTAACTTTGGATGTATGGGCGCGGTACCAGCTATCGAAGGATACGTTGTTTGCTCAGAACACGAGGATACGTTAAGAGAAGCTTGGGAAGAAGAGCAGGTCGAAGCTACTAAACGAGCTAAAGAGAAGCAAGAGAAAAGGGTTTACGGTAATTGGAAGAAGTTAATTCACGGTTTACTAATAAGAGAACGACTGGCGGCTAAATACGAATTTTCGAAGGAAGAGAAATCGGTCGCAACGAACAAACGACCAAAAACTAAAAGAACAGATGTAAAGAAAGCTAAAGTTTCATAA
- the LOC114876631 gene encoding trichohyalin-like produces MDQEYFSNMYQWFEKCGVISNIRTHLRQNLINALKSKDFTLKNNSPKSAKQYIYDLLIAEYLLNHNYAYTLSVFASEAPLLIDFSKKTVQCSDENEKCNKEKLRSDYVSHALETLGINPHDPKGQYVISQYIENDMPLLLCILKCITMFSYNLHNDVPIKEKIILCNEYTQTEFSWQSYNAYIEKLTALKKKLIIHKQTVDHKLHEREMMLKEQAILIEQQLEILNKKLQEVQNIMHSLSLKEKHLKEKKQSKEHQIFQKEMELTLKERLLLQEAERLQEEQDKRNKLEQELRKLQEQKRMQPEPSVDKGSNLIFKNIEVQTDDINDIIQKDKIKVLTKEKEELTALVQDQQSKIEQITQRALQLSRQVEGIRSLRPISVEVPTQTVNTNTVISESSSTEDILQDAKLRLKRLEEESLKADQYYYNFINNSP; encoded by the exons ATGGATcaagaatatttttctaatatgtACCAATG GTTTGAAAAATGTGGAGTGATATCGAACATAAGAACGCATCTTCGACAAAACTTAATAAATGCGTTAAAAAGTAAAGATTTCACTTTGAAAAACAATAGTCCGAAGTCTGCGAAACAATATATTTACGATTTACTAATAGCAGAGTATTTGTTGAACCATAATTATGCTTATACTCTATCTGTATTTGCAAGTGAAGCACCCCTGTTAATAGATTTTTCTAAGAAAACTGTTCAGTGTTCTGATGAAAATGAGAAatgtaataaagaaaaattacgaAGCGACTATGTATCGCATGCCTTAGAAACGTTAGGTATAAATCCTCATGACCCTAAGGGGCAGTACGTCATATCACAGTATATTGAAAATGATATGCCACTTcttttatgtatattaaaatgTATCACAATGTTCTCTTATAATCTGCACAATGATGTgccaataaaagaaaagataattCTTTGTAATGAATATACACAAACTGAATTTTCTTGGCAATCTTACAATGCatatatagaaaaattaactGCATTGAAGAAGAAATTGATTATACATAAACAGACAGTTGATCACAAGTTGCATGAAAGAGAAATGATGTTAAAAGAACAAGCAATACTCATCGAACAGCAGCTTGAAATATTGAACAAAAAACTGCAGGAAGTTCAG aaCATCATGCATTCCTTGAGTTTGAAGGAAAAAcatttgaaagaaaagaagcagAGTAAGGAGCATCAGATTTTTCAAAAGGAAATGGAATTGACATTGAAAGAAAGATTATTGTTACAGGAAGCAGAGAG ATTGCAGGAAGAACAGGACAAGCGTAATAAATTAGAGCAAGAGCTAAGAAAGTTACAAGAACAGAAAAGAATGCAACCAGAACCCTCGGTAGACAAAGGATCTaatcttatatttaaaaacatagAAGTACAAACGGACGATATTAATGACATAATAcaaaaagataaaattaaagTTCTTACTAAGGAGAAGGAAGAATTAACTGCCCTTGTACAGGATCAACAGTCAAAGATTGAACAGATAACTCAACGCGCTCTTCAGTTATCACGTCAAGTAGAAGGAATACGTTCGTTGAGACCCATCAGCGTAGAAGTTCCAACGCAAACTGTTAATACAAACACGGTTATCAGTGAAAGTAGCTCAACAGAAGATATTCTTCAAGATGCAAAGCTGAGGCTTAAACGTTTGGAAGAAGAAAGTTTGAAAGCAGatcaatattattataatttcatcaATAATTCACCATGA